atgtcaagttacatagtgatgcctaacacgaaaactttataaaaaaaataaaataacaggATGCATTTGGTGAGACAAAAAGTTGCACATAGTTTTAAGATTATATTCCTTATCTTTAACCACGAACTTGATCATTAATAGTGTTAATATAATAGAGAAACTTTCAAAGATCTCATAGGTAACAACTTGCACAAGTTGCTTATGttaaaacattttaatattCACATATACACGCACTAGTATGTCTCTTAAAATCATAATGATGATCTCTAAACTCTCTAATGTACTGATGGTTTGTTTTTAAGAATTATAGTTTTGCGATTATTCACATGTATATTATGTATATTAGAAATAAGTATacgattttttttattcttttctcaGTAATAAAGTATTTGACTCATGTACCTTAATTTggtttttcatgtttttttgtaagtttttcttttcctctttttGTACACAGTAATTAGTGAGGTAGGACGTGTGGTGACTAAAATTTTACTATgagtaaaaatataattgatttaaaaCTCTTATGTTACTttgataagtttttttttttcatgaaattgAACATGAATTATTGATTGGATAGGTCATAATTTGTAGAATGCAAAACAAATTTCAGTGGattagaataaaaaagaattagaaAATGGGAGCATGATGAAAAGTGAAAATATTTAAGAAGTGCGAGAAAATATCTGAATGAAAATAGTGTAGTGGATTACGATGAGTTATCTAAGGAATTGTATCTCTATAAAATGGTGAGAAACAGAGAGTGTGGAATTATTAGGAAATGGATATGGATTTCTCCATCTTCATCCAATTCAACGACTTGATACCAGGGCTACCCACGGACCTTGGCCTCGAGTGCCTAACTCGTCTGCCCCACTCAGCGCACCGAGTCGCGCTCCGAGTCTGCAGAAACTGGCACCACCTCCTCCAGAGCGACCAATTCTACACCCACCGCAAGAAAACCGGCCGCACGCGAACAGTCACGTGCCTCGTTCAGGCGCGTGAGGAGCGTCCGCGCCACGACAAACTCACTGGCTCACTCACACCGTGTTACGGGATTAGTTTGTTCGACCCGGAGAGCATGGCGTGGGACCGGGTCGAACCGGTTCCGGAGTACCCGTTCGGGTTGCCGCTGTTCTGCCAGCTGGCCAGCTGCGACGGAAGTCTCGTGCTCATGGGAGGGTGGGACCCAGCGAGTTACGAGCCCTTGACGGCAGTGTTTGTTTACGACTTTCGAACGAGCGAGTGGCGGCGGGGGAAAGACATGCCGGAGAAGCGGTCCTTTTTCGCGATCGGGTCGGGGAGGGGTAGGGTTTACGTGGCGGGCGGGCATGATGAGAATAAGAACGCGCTGAGGTCTGCGTGGGCGTATGACCCGAGGGGCGATGAGTGGGCCGGGGTGGGCCCGATGGGCCGTGAGAGGGACGAGTGCGAGGGAGTTGTGGTGGGGGATGAGTTTTGGGTTGTAAGTGGATATGGTACAGAGAGGCAAGGGATGTTCGACGGGTCGGTGGAGGTGCTGGATCTTGGGTCGGGTCAGTGGAGGGAGGTTAACGGGGTTTGGGAAGAGGGTCGGTGCCCCAGATCTTGTGTTGGTGTTGGAAAAGATGGGAAATTGGTGAACTTTAGAGGTTTGGATCCGGGTTTTAGGGTTGGGGTTTGTGGGGTTGCGGTCGGGTCGAGGGTTGTGTTGAGTGGATCCGAATACGAAGGGGCAGCTCAAGGGTTCTATTTGGTGGACATGGAGAAGGGGCAGAATCGTAAATTGAGAAGTATAAGTGTTGCTGAAGGTTTTTCTGGGCTTGTTCAATCAGGATGCTGTGTTGAGATATAGTGAAGGAGTGATGTGTGTAACCAAATTTGTTATTAGTTTTTTGTTTACCACACAAATATCACATGTATATTACTGCTTATTCGATACTCCTTGTACGTTTTTCAAATTATGCTTCTGTCTCACAAAATTGTTGAATTAACAATGGTGAGTGAACGGAAAAATGTGGAATCTGCATTAACAAAATACAAGTGATTTAGTATTTTGTTATGTAAATGTGAATGGTAGAGTTGAGAGAGGATATTGAAGTTTGTTTCTTCCCATTTTGGGGGCAAAGGATTTTCGAAAATGAAAAACATTGAGACTGGTCCCTACTGATTAATGACCATAATGGGAATCAAATGGTATTGGTTCCTTATGGAAGAAGGAATATTTTAGACATTAAAGTTGAGTGTACTTGAAACAAAATATTGTGAATTTTCAGAACCTTGCACTGCACTTGAGTTCGTTTGTCACTTTCTAGCTGTTCAAGATGAAAGTAGACGAAGAGGTTTTAATGCACATTCAAAAGAGTTTGACATCGAGAGTAAGATCTTCAGTCTTTTAAAAGATGACTCTGATATGTTGAAgtaaattttttcaaatttcaactcctaaaagtaaaaaagaaaaatggaaaatgtgagatgaattattttttgaaaatttgtaagTGATACCTTTTACGCATACTTTTTCAATTCAGATAATGAGGTTTCAACTTATCCTACACTAAAATCTATTTAAACCTTTATGTTATCACAAATTTTTCTCTCTCAACTTCAACACAACAACGACCAACCTTACAGTGATCATGTATTATGGCACTGATTTCTAACTTTAACATTCACTTTTAGCATTTACGTACTAAATTGATTGGCCCATTAATTAggtcatttttaaaattattttcatatttcttaACAGAACAGATTATACAAAATTCGAACTCGATGTGTAATACTTGTGCAATATAATCCCTTTGGCTACACATTATAGTACTATATTAATTCCCAATATTGTTATACTTTTAAACTGATGATGCacataattataatttcatGAAATCATACAAAATGTGGATTCaatgtaataaataaaatttgcaattatatataattttcataattatgtatatagttttttttaatattgcaAAATTTGGACCGTCATACTTTATGGGTTAAAAGAATTTTCAAAGTGAGTTAAAAGATGATATTGATTCTATATTCTATATTCTATATTCTATTTAGTCAACCTATATTTTGTATTAGAATAATTAGATAATGTCATCAAGTTCACCCTATTTTAAAATCGAGGgcaagaaaataattttgagaaaTCTATATTGTATattgaaatccaaaatattaatatcagtATTTTTCAATGTTACCAATATTAATATTGAAATTGAAGGGGTATTAGGTTGTATCTATCTAGATAACTTAATGTTGCTAGCATAGGTCTTAAGATTTTGAAGAAGTTAGAAATAGAGTGAAGTGTGTAATTCTTTGACTTCTTGTTGTAAATATTATGTAAAAGGGTTTGGGAACACCCTATATGCTCTCTTTGttaatacatttaaaatttaaaaacttaattaaaattaaaattaaaaaaaaatcaaattaaatggAATGAATACTCAacgtaaaaaaaaacatataatttaacataaaaatcacttcaataaaaaaaaaatcaaccacATTGATGTTTTCAAAATGAATAAGCTAgatatttagaaaatatttattataaatttaatttaaaatattagtttatattattggcCAATTCAAAAGTAGAAGGAAAATATCTCtattaaaatcaattatatacaaaagaattaacattattttattaaaacaatttGAGTCTATTTTCCTTACATGTATTTTTATATCATGTAAAGAATACCAATACACACgagtatatatatttatttttttcgctttaaaatagataataaaaaaacaatttatccACCCATAATATCACTTTTAAGTTGTCATCTAATTATGAAAtatcaaaaataatttcttaactTCACCCTAACTTAAAAATTATACCTAGCATGatttttaatgattaaaaatGAATGCAATCAAAGTTCAAAAAGAATAAATGTAATAACattacataaaaattaattaactaaacacgtttttatatctaaatgattttttttttcattatcattgaccttgatttttttatttattttgaatattgtctttggaatttttttttgttttattatatgatctctaaaatatttttattataggtTTTGTATGTTAAATTATCATAATCAAtgcaaaagtaaaatattttttcatggagacttgtcattttttttattatatacaaaagaaaaataaaaaagttgtgTGCAGGGAACAAAATTGGTGCACCAATTAAGGAAGGTGCATTTGACATTAACAGAAGGTGGATTAAAGGCGTGTTTGGATTTGTGTTTGGGTTTGGGAATGAATGAATGAGTAAGCGTTTGTAGAATCCTAGATTTGATTAGGGAAATTGAAAACAGAACCCTTCGAAAACCCCAAAACCCTGTTTGGCTTTGCGTTTTGTTGTGGCCATGGATTTTCAGGTGGTTGTTCTCGGCGGTGGCGTCTCCAAGAAGCTCCTCCCCCTCGTTTCTCAGGTTCCCTACGGAAATGCTTCTAACCAAACAGTTTTCAACGCTATTATGTCATATGAAAGCGCTTATTTCTGTCTGCAGGAGCTTCCGAACGCGTTGCTTCCGGTGGCGAATCGCCCCGTTATCTCTTACGTTCTCGAGTACCTGGAGCTCAGCAACCTCAAGGATCTCATTGTGGTAATTTCATTTTTCGCAATCTTTGCTGTTATTGGAAAGGGTGGATAGTGAAATTAGTGAGCAAATTTAACTGTAGGTGGTTGAAGGCGAAGAAGCGGCTCTTCACGTTGGGGCTTGGATTTCAGGGGCTTATGCTGATCGCCTCCATGTTGAGGTAATCGAATTTTTGATATTATCGTTCATTTACCAAACATGATTCATTGTCTCTACGTATCTTGATAGTGACCATAAGCATAAGGGTACCCTGGTCTTACTTACGTTTTGTTTGGATGAACCTTTATACTTACAGAGAAAGCGAATTGAGATAGTAAAATGAGTAGACTCTTTTTGGGGAAACTTCTCATTACCCACTTGCATTAGAAGAGACAAAAGAtcaaatgaattaatttttcgTGTTAGTTAAAATCGTCAGCTTTGAAGAAGTTAAAATGGATGAGTTTGATAAATCAGCTTAAGTATAAGTCAATTCTAATTCTTGGGAGATGCTGCCTTAATTTGTTTTACCTTCTTTTGTTCTCTTATTAGTGCTTATTGAGAAGCTTATTTAAACAGGGTCTTTCACTTCTTTTATAAGTTCAAATTAACCTATTGCACAAGTTTGATTTTAACTTGTGGAAGAAGTTTGattccttttgttttttattttcttcttttgcgATTGCTTGTTAAGAAAATGATCTAAATGGTCTTATTTAGTTTTTCCTTTAAAGATTGATAATGCATCCACACGTGTGATGATCTTTTTGTGTAACAATTGTCTAGGTTGCTGCAGTTCCTGAGGATGTGGGCACAGCAGGTGCAATTCGGGCTATTTCTCATCACCTAACTGCTAAAGACATTTTGGTGGAATATCCCTCCCTCCCTTGCCTGTGAGCTCTGTGATCTAAATAATGTTGTTCTTCATGGCTGCATTGATTTTCTGCAGGTTGTCAGTGGTGATCTTGTTACGGATGTGCCACTTGGTGCTGTTGCAGCTACTCATAGACGACATGATGCAGTTGTCACTGCTATGCTCTGCTCTGCTCCTGTAAGTGGACCTTCAGAGTCAGTATCCTCTGGCGGGAAAGATAAAACCAAGAAACCTGGCCGCTATGATTTGATAGGGCTGGATCCCACAAAGCAGTTTTTAGTTCACATAGCAACTGGTTAGTTATATAGCTTTTACTTATATATGTcatattattgttatatttgtGTTCACGTGGAATCTTGCAACACTTTTCAGGAGCAGAAGTTGAAAAGGATCTTCGAATCCAGAAGAGCATACTCCCTGCAGTTGGTCAGGTACTTTTTTTTCTCGTGTCTGGACCTTCTTAGTTTGTTCCTCCTGTCTATAATTTCTCTAATATTATAAGTGTATCGTTCTTATGGTGTGAGATTTAACTTGCTATTCTATAGCAaaactttatattttcatttgcTATTTGCTGTTATTGCATCTCTTGTTCAGAACATTGACCAACTTTATTATCGGAGTTCTTTTCTGTTTGTGATTTATGTAGAGATGGAAATTGGTTATCGTGTTTTCAGAGTTAGAAAACTGTTCATTCTGACAATCTTATAGAAGTAGCAGCTTCTGTGAAAATACGAACTGCTCATCTtagtaattgaaaattaaaagcaaGACTTTTTCTATTTCTTATTTCTCTTTATTGTTTTTTGTCATTCCTGTAGATAGAAATAAGAGCTGATCTGATGGATGCCCACTTGTATGCATTCAAAAGGtatattcattttctttttaactTCCTTCTTTGTTCTTTTGTCTTGAATTACTCATTTTTGTATATCCTGAAACAAACTTTTTCTTGCAGATCAGCTCTACAAGAAGTTCTAGATCAGAAAAGTGCATTTCATAGCTTAAAGCATGATGTATTACCATATCTAGTCCGGAGCCAACTGGTTAGTTGTTAATGGTTCTTCAAGAGATAGGTTAGGTCTTGTTGTACTTTTATTTAAGGATTCTAACCTTGTTCAAATTTTCTAAATGAGAGTTAGAAATCAGAAGTATTATTTAATGGTATGCCACAAGTGGAAGAAAATGGGACGGAAAAGGTTATATCTCAAAGCAATCAACAAATGGTATCTCAAATACTTGCTAATGCATCTGAACCAACCTTTCATCTACGGCATGCACTGGGTTATTATGGTTCTACTTCTGATCGAAAAACCCACAAATGCTGTGTGTATATTGCTGGAAGCAGCAAGTACTGCGCCCGCTTAAATTCTATACAAGCATACAATGACATAAACCGAGACGTGAGTTTGTTGTTGTTACGGCCTTTACATGCTATTATTgccttacattttttttttctttggtatAGTTCTGGTTGCTTTTGcattattcatttttataatatgaCAGGTAATAGGAGAGGCTGGTCATTTATCAGGGTATTCTTTCTCTGCTCAAAACAATATTATCCATCCTTCTGCAGAGCTTGGGGCAAAAACAACTGTGAGTTACTTGAGTGGTCTGATATACAGTTTCTGGAGCattatttttggtttttcttatttttaggTTCATATAAGTAGTTATGATTTGTTGTAGGTTGGACCACATTGTGTGCTGGGGGAAGGTTCACAGATGGGTGACAAATGCAGTGTGAAACGGTCTGTCATTGGCCGTCATTGTCGGATAGGTGCCAATGTTAAGGTGGGATGATATATTATTCTTAAAAGATATCAGGAGGTTTCCTTTTGGTCTTTTGATTTATTTATGGCATATGATCTCCGGCCCAAAATGATCGATCAGCAACACTGTCTGGCATATTACTAATGAGTTGTATTCAATAATGTTAATGCCAAGTTTTCTTTTGACTTGCTTTATGCATGCAGGTTGTTAACTCAGTAGTTATGAATCATGTTTCTATTGGAGACTGTTGTTCAATCCAAGGTTCTGTTATCTGCAGCAATGTACAGCTCCAAGAACGGGCAGTACTAAAAGATTGCCAAGTAATTTGTTTTACCTTTTTCAGGCCATTTTTTCATGATTGCAATTTGAATCGGAATGTGACATTGCTTGTCATGGCAGATTGGAGCAGGTTTTGTGGTCACTGCCGGTAGTGAGTTCAAGGGAGAGGTCTTGGCTAAGAAATGAAACTGAAATGTGAAAATCCAGGCTGGGAAATACATTACCAAATGACTTATGTTCTGCTTCATCACTGCTTGGAGCAAATTTTGTGCTTTTTGCTGGCAGCAGTTACAATTTGGTGTTGGCAGGAGGAGCAAAGATTCAAATACTTCCGATTTGCATGTGTGTCCTTTGCAGTTTCTTTTGCTTGCTATTTGTTTGAAAATGGCTGCAATTGGTGTGGAATATTCATTTGTGTAAATGACAACTAATTGCTTCCTCTTCATCACAATTTTCTGCCATTTAAGTTCATGTTACAAGGGACTTTCGGTTGGTATCTTACTGCTGAACTAAAGCGGTGTAATCCAGGGCCATCAGTTTTGTATTCGAGCAAATGCAGTACCGTtgacatttttgtttttgtttgagaTCCGGTTATAATAATGTTTACTTGAATTTGGTGTCTGCGAGTGTTTCCAATTTACTAAATGGTCTCTAGAGAATTACAAGTCTCATTGAAGCCACTACCTACATTTTTATTGCTAATAGTGGTTTTGCCAGCAGCAATGGATTTGGATTCTCGTCTGTTTAGAGTTAACAGGATAGGTTCTGATTAATAAATTCCTAAACCCTTTATTCGGTTTATTGTTtaaggcaaattcttcctgcaccatatcaattttaacctccaccatatcaattttttaaatttccaaaactacccttattccaaattaaaaaatctaaaataataattataattgagaaataaaaaaatacatgccggaaaaaaattctgaacacaaaactaaaaatacatggataaaaaatttcagaattcaaaaatatgttccgaaaatttaaattcaaaatatttcagataaaagtttcaaaaataattttttccatttttgtgtaaggttatttttgttatttaagagggatatttttgtcattttttagAGCTGATTGGGTGGCAGgctaaaattgatatggtggagggagAAATTGACATTGTTTAATCCACTATTGGAATAAAAACTAATCAAGACTgtgaaagaagaatgaatggggAACATATAATCCTGATTTAGTGGGTTAGTTAATCTTTTTCAATCATATATATTAACTAATAAATGTACTTAATGATTAACATTTAAGAAACAGACAACTTCTGTTAAACTGTAAACTGTAAATAGAAAATGATCCAATTTTATGCTGATTTTGTTTTTAGAGTACCCTTAATAACGTGTTTTAGTTTGTGTACCGGTCGGGACCGGACGACCGCATTGTTCAGATTAAAACTATCTAACTAATGTGGTCACGCATGGGACAAACGGTTAATTCCCACTGAACAACAAACGCACGAAACGCACGTGAGCACTCCCCAGATTTTCGGGAACATCCCCTAAATCCCAGGAAACCACCTAACACGACCCAAAAACCAGAAAACACGTGGCGAACCACTAACGACCCAGAGGGCCCAAGCCCAAGGGGAAGGTacaaaagaaggaaaagaaagagaaaaaggtaTGTTTTTCAGATTATTAAGGATTCTCACTGAGagattactgacttgagcgtcggagcacaatcgcaggtacccccaccggCCGACCGAGGCACGCGAGGAAGAAGGAAACTCGAAGGACAAGACAACTAAGACTGAAGCAGACACCTTGTATCGACGTGGACCAACATTACTCAGTCCCCaatatccatacaggtacaGTTTGCTTTCACTGCAAAATGACGTTTAGCGAAAGGGCACAACGTGattgattattatatttaatttcatgAAATGGATCTTTACGTTTGGATATATCTGGCGGAAAGTGTTTCTTTAGATcaaagaaagactttaaaaaggtaaaattatttataggaatatttataataatgaaGTGGTGAGGGTAACACAAAAATTAAGTTgttttaagaaataattaaagtatataatgtaatttttttaacaagtgTTATTCACTACTGAAAGGCGTAAATAAAGCCCCGTAACGCGTTCATCGTTACTTCTGTCACTCTTTACGTGATTGGAAACAGCATTAATAGTAGCCAATGTTTATTCAGGAAAACCAATTAAATTCATTTATGAAAGATATAGCTTTGAACATCATTCtttgaatgataaaaaaaatgctaaAAGTCTTTGAATACGcaatttctttttttcctttttatcaaATCAATGTTCTAGAATTTGTAGAATGATTTTGACGAATTTTGATGTGggaataaaaatttagaaaatatctATCAGTGCTTTTATTGCTGCAAGAAGAATATGAATGTTACAAGGAATTGTGGTAGAGAAACATGAATGACAGAGAAAGAGGAACTGAATCTTGTTTACACGCCAAGAACAGTAAGTGAAGAGAATGAACTGAATCTTGATGTATGCCTTGTTCTTTTGTAAATTAATAATGTCACTAAAGTCTGCTCTGAACTGAAAGCTCACGTTTCACTTGATCTCTCAAAACTCTCCTTAGTAATTTGTTGGAAGCTGTTCGAGGAAAGTCCGGAACAATTTTAACAAGGCTCACCTGTAGAGTAACAAAATGAGTTTGTGAACATCAAATCAATAACTTAATCATCAGAAGTCAGGTTAAAATTccaataaaatttcaatttccCTTCAAACTTCAAATTTCATGAATATTTAAGTCATTGAGTTGTGGCTTTTCATGATTTACTCAATTCAAAATGGTAATTGCTTGCAATGAACCAAAGGGGTCATACCTTAAACAACGGATTAAGGTTGCTTTGAATGGCTTTAGCGAATTTCCTTTTTAGAGATTCTGCATTTGAATTGTATCCTTTCTTTAAAACTACAAATATAATCAGTTGTTCTGGGCCTCCATGTGCAGGTGCAACACTGATTGCAGCTGTTTCCAAAATGCCTTCATCTGCCCTATCACAGACACGCTCAATTTCTACAGAACTTGTCTGCATATCAGAACATAAAAATCCAGGTAAAATAACAGTCAGACCAAGGATGTCAAGGTAGGAATTTATGAATTTCTGATGAATCCATGGTCAGTAACAAGTAGTTTCCATTCTTATTAATTTATGCTGGACATTGACATGGAAAGATATAGGATTATTACACCATGTGTATCCAAGAACtgggagaaggagaaaaaaacataaatatagcTGGAGATGAGGTACCTTTATTCCACCAAGATTCATTGTGTCATCAGCCCTCCCTTGTACAACGAAATAGCCTTCGGCAGTTCTTTTGATTATATCTCCATGTCTTCTAAGAACCTGCTTATAACATATTACAGATGACAAATTATGGATAATAAACCAGTTTAAGAAGTAGATGAGAATAACAACATAATATGAGTAGGTAACATC
The sequence above is a segment of the Phaseolus vulgaris cultivar G19833 chromosome 2, P. vulgaris v2.0, whole genome shotgun sequence genome. Coding sequences within it:
- the LOC137812108 gene encoding uncharacterized protein, with product MDFQVVVLGGGVSKKLLPLVSQELPNALLPVANRPVISYVLEYLELSNLKDLIVVVEGEEAALHVGAWISGAYADRLHVEVAAVPEDVGTAGAIRAISHHLTAKDILVVSGDLVTDVPLGAVAATHRRHDAVVTAMLCSAPVSGPSESVSSGGKDKTKKPGRYDLIGLDPTKQFLVHIATGAEVEKDLRIQKSILPAVGQIEIRADLMDAHLYAFKRSALQEVLDQKSAFHSLKHDVLPYLVRSQLKSEVLFNGMPQVEENGTEKVISQSNQQMVSQILANASEPTFHLRHALGYYGSTSDRKTHKCCVYIAGSSKYCARLNSIQAYNDINRDVIGEAGHLSGYSFSAQNNIIHPSAELGAKTTVGPHCVLGEGSQMGDKCSVKRSVIGRHCRIGANVKVVNSVVMNHVSIGDCCSIQGSVICSNVQLQERAVLKDCQIGAGFVVTAGSEFKGEVLAKK
- the LOC137812106 gene encoding F-box/kelch-repeat protein At2g44130-like encodes the protein MDMDFSIFIQFNDLIPGLPTDLGLECLTRLPHSAHRVALRVCRNWHHLLQSDQFYTHRKKTGRTRTVTCLVQAREERPRHDKLTGSLTPCYGISLFDPESMAWDRVEPVPEYPFGLPLFCQLASCDGSLVLMGGWDPASYEPLTAVFVYDFRTSEWRRGKDMPEKRSFFAIGSGRGRVYVAGGHDENKNALRSAWAYDPRGDEWAGVGPMGRERDECEGVVVGDEFWVVSGYGTERQGMFDGSVEVLDLGSGQWREVNGVWEEGRCPRSCVGVGKDGKLVNFRGLDPGFRVGVCGVAVGSRVVLSGSEYEGAAQGFYLVDMEKGQNRKLRSISVAEGFSGLVQSGCCVEI